Proteins encoded within one genomic window of Microcebus murinus isolate Inina chromosome 8, M.murinus_Inina_mat1.0, whole genome shotgun sequence:
- the NEU2 gene encoding sialidase-2, which yields MASCPVLQKERVFHSGAQAYRIPALLYLPRQETLLAFVERRKSKKDEDAELIVLRRGSYNASAHRVQWQAEEVVAQAQLDGHRSMNPCPLYDEHTGTVFLFFIAVLGQVSEHHQLHTRVNVTRLCLVTSTDHGATWSPARDLTGSAIGPAHKEWATFAVGPGHCLQLHDRTQSLVVPAYAYRNPRPPGRPSPSAFCFLSHDHGRTWQRGNFLARESLECQVAEVEAGGQRLVYLNARSPHRTRVQAHSANSGLDFEETQPVEKLVEPPGGCHGSVISFPRPGSGPGSAGQWLLYTHPTDPRQRSDLGAYLHKWPPAPEAWSEPALLATGSCAYSDLQSMGTGPDGSPQFGCLYESDNNEEVVFLMFTLKQAFPAELAPQ from the exons ATGGCGTCCTGCCCCGTCCTGCAGAAGGAAAGAGTGTTCCATTCGGGAGCCCAGGCCTACAGAATCCCTGCTCTGCTCTACCTGCCACGGCAGGAGACCCTGCTGGCCTTTGTGGAAAGGCGGAAGAGCAAGAAGGACGAGGACGCGGAGCTGATTGTCCTACGCAGAGGCAGCTACAATGCGTCCGCCCACCGGGTCCAG TGGCAAGCCGAGGAGGTGGTGGCCCAAGCCCAGCTGGACGGCCACCGCTCTATGAACCCGTGCCCCTTGTACGACGAGCACACAGGGACcgtcttcctcttcttcatcGCCGTCCTGGGACAGGTCTCCGAGCACCACCAGCTGCACACCAGGGTCAACGTGACGCGGCTGTGCCTGGTCACCAGCACCGACCACGGGGCCACCTGGAGCCCCGCCAGAGACCTCACCGGCTCGGCCATCGGCCCGGCGCACAAGGAGTGGGCCACCTTCGCAGTGGGCCCGGGCCACTGCCTGCAGCTGCACGACAGGACGCAGAGCCTGGTGGTGCCCGCCTATGCATACCGGAACCCGCGCCCCCCCGGGCGGCCGTCCCCCTCGGCCTTCTGCTTCCTCAGCCACGACCACGGGCGCACGTGGCAGAGGGGTAACTTCCTGGCCCGGGAGAGCCTGGAGTGCCAAGTGGCCGAGGTCGAGGCTGGGGGACAGAGGCTGGTGTACCTCAACGCCAGAAGCCCCCACAGGACCAGGGTCCAGGCCCACAGCGCCAACAGTGGGCTGGATTTCGAGGAGACCCAGCCGGTGGAGAAGCTCGTGGAACCCCCAGGCGGCTGCCACGGGAGCGTCATCAGCTTCCCCAGGCCGGGCTCGGGCCCAGGCTCCGCAGGGCAGTGGCTGCTCTACACCCACCCCACGGACCCCCGGCAGAGGTCCGACCTGGGCGCCTACCTGCACAAGTGGCCCCCGGCCCCCGAGGCCTGGTCTGAGCCGGCCCTGCTGGCCACAGGCAGCTGCGCCTACTCAGACCTGCAGAGCATGGGGACCGGCCCCGACGGGTCGCCCCAGTTCGGGTGTCTGTACGAATCGGACAATAACGAGGAGGTCGTCTTTCTCATGTTCACCCTGAAACAAGCCTTCCCCGCTGAACTCGCCCCCCAGTGA